Proteins from a single region of Lepus europaeus isolate LE1 chromosome 4, mLepTim1.pri, whole genome shotgun sequence:
- the LOC133758866 gene encoding olfactory receptor 6F1-like, whose translation MGGTNHTAVTEFLFLGFPGTPSLQRTLFMMFLTVYLLSLMANTLIIVIVLMDSTLQTPMYIFLGNLSFLEIWYTTTTVPKLLATLLSKTVTISVAGCITQYYFFFSMGATECILLAMMAYDRYVAICNPLRYSLLMSLQICLCCSAGSWIGGFIAPLPPTILITHLSFCGPQKINHFFCDSDPIFKLSCSDTFLVEAVGYSCSSVVILSSFLLTMSSYSNIVVTIIRLSSREARKKTFSTCASHLTVVTIYYGTIIFTYVRPPSKYNFTIGKMISVFYCVITPLVNPLIYTLRNKDVKNAFRKFLQQKRFLLSRNRQEF comes from the coding sequence ATGGGTGGAACAAACCACACGGCAGTGACAGAGTTCCTTTTCCTGGGGTTCCCAGGCACGCCCTCTCTGCAGCGCACGCTCTTCATGATGTTTCTCACCGTGTACCTGCTCTCCCTCATGGCAAACACCCTCATCATTGTCATTGTTCTCATGGATTCCACACTGCAGACACCCATGTACATTTTCTTGGGAAATTTGTCCTTCCTGGAAATCTGGTACACGACCACCACGGTGCCTAAATTGCTGGCCACCCTCCTCTCCAAGACTGTCACCATCTCCGTTGCTGGCTGCATCACCCAGTACTACTTCTTTTTCTCCATGGGAGCCACAGAGTGCATCCTGCTGGCCAtgatggcctatgaccgctatgtggccatttgCAACCCTCTGCGCTACTCCCTCCTCATGAGCCTCCAGATTTGCCTGTGCTGCTCTGCAGGGTCTTGGATTGGGGGCTTCATTGCCCCCCTTCCACCTACCATACTCATCACTCATCTGAGCTTCTGTGGTCCCCAGAAGATCAACCATTTCTTTTGTGACTCAGACCCGATTTTTAAGCTCTCCTGCTCAGACACATTCTTGGTGGAGGCTGTGGGCTACAGTTGCAGCTCTGTTGTGATTCTCAGTTCCTTCCTTCTCACTATGTCCTCCTATAGCAACATTGTGGTCACCATCATCAGGCTGTCATCCCGGGAGGCTCGCAAGAAGACTTTCTCAACCTGCGCTTCCCACCTCACTGTAGTCACCATCTATTACGGCACCATCATCTTTACCTATGTCCGCCCTCCCTCCAAGTACAACTTCACCATTGGGAAGATGATCTCAGTGTTCTACTGTGTGATCACCCCTCTGGTAAACCCTCTCATTTACACTCTGAGAAACAAAGATGTGAAGAATGCGTTCAGGAAATTCCTGCAACAAAAGAGATTTCTCTTGTCCAGAAACAGGCAGGAGTTTTGA